TTCACCCGTACTTTGACCAATCGCAATGGCCGGAgtatcatggagttcaactatggccggaTCCGGAGTTGAAGGTTGTTAAATGGGGTAGACGTCAGACAAAGCATCTTAGAGGAGACATGGACGGATGGGGCCATGGTGGCCGCCGCGAAGCGGGCAACGACCAATTCCAAGAGCCTCATGAGGGCTCCCGTTGTGGGGAGTGCAAAGGTCATGGCCACAACAAAAGAAAATGTACGAAACCAAGGAAAAGGtccaagaaaaatgatgcaagcacaagCCAACAAGGAGCTACACAAGGGAGCCAACCAAGTGGTggccaacaagtgccaagccaaccaagaGGTAGCCAACAAAAGCGAAGGCAAcctagtggtagccaacaagtgccaagacaaccaagtggtagccaacctagtggtagccaacaagtgccaagccaaccaagtggtagccaaccTAGTGGTAGCCAACTTAGTGGATCTAGGCAACAAAGAGGTCGGCAACTAGGACTTacaagaggccgtggtggtggtggtagagctCGTGGTGGTGGTCTAGGCCGTAGTGGTGGCaatggccgtggtgatggtcttggccttggtggtggattTGGCCGTGGTGATGGACAAGGGCAAGTTCGTTATAGAGGAATGTTTGGATACCTAGATGGACCGTTTCCGTATGTTCCTCACTAACTATAATGTATCATATGTTCTTGTTTTTCATATGTGCTTCCATTTGTTCTTATTGTCCTTACTAACCATTATGTTTCACTCATTGTAGGTATGGCGGCATCCCAACCCAACAAACCAACGATGAAGGAGGATGGCGAAGATGAGATGGCGGGATGGTGGGAGAAGGCTGCGAAGAAGCTTAGAGATGAGGATGCAGCCAAGCTaaagaagaaggaagaggagcttgagAAGGAGATGAAGAGGGAAGAGAGAGCGTCAATGGCGATGCGCGCTAGGGAGGCAGCGTTGGTGAGGAAATGTGAGGAGGCACTGAAGAAGCGTCTAAAGGATTTTCAAGAAAGAACCATGAAGCTTTGGGCAATTGCAGCTGAAAAAGAAGAGAGGGACAATCAGATATTCATGGAAAGGGTGGTTAAGGAGGCTCACCTCATAAGAAAAaggaaggaggaagaggaagaagagaggaagaagaagaagggaaaggggccTTGCTCTACGCAATAAAGCTACTATGTCTCCTCTTCGATTTGGTTGTGAACTACTATGTGTCGTGAACTACTATGTCTCCTCCTCGATTTGGTTGTGAACTACTATGTGTCGTGAACTACTATGTCTCCTCGATTTGGTTGTAATAACTACTATGTGTCGTGAACTACTACGTCTCCTCCTCGATTTGGTTGTAAGAACTATTATGTGTCGTGAAGTACTATGTGTTATGAACTATGCGTCATGCATATATTCTCTTCACCGTTGTTAGATTGCTATGTATCAATCCTACTTCACATCATCTTATTATGTTTGCACATGCTAAAAAATTCACTAAGTCCACGTGCAACACCTAGCAAGGAAGCGCTGCACTGTGGTGTGTGACGCAGCCTGGCTAGGCGTTGCACATGTCTGTAcctatccagagagcaacagaatgTGTGTCAATCTACAGACCTGTGCAGCGCCTAGACTGGAGGCGTCACACTCCATAGTGCAACGCCTAGCGCGAAGGCGCTGCACTGTGGTGTGTGACGCCTCCTGTCTAGGCGCTGCACAGGTGTTTAcctatccagagagcaacagaatgTGTGTCATGCTACAGACCTGTGCAGCACCTAGACTGGAGGCGTCACACTCCATAGTGCAACGCCTAGCACGGAGGCGCTGCACTGGGTGCGTGACGCCTCCTATCTGGGCGCTGCATAGGTCTGTACCTATACAGAGAGCAACAGAATGTGTGTCATGCTACAGACCTGTGCAGCGCCTAGACTGGAGGCGTCACACTCCATAGTGCAACGCCTAGCACGGAGGCGCTGCACTGTGGTGTGTGACGCCTCCTGTTTAGGCGCTGCACAGGTCTATACCTATACAGAGAGCAACAGAATGTGTGTCATGCTACAGACCTGTGCAGCGCCTAGACTGGAGGCGTCACACTCCATAGTGCAACGCCTAGCACGGAAGCGCTGCACTGTGGTGTGTGACGCCTCATGGCTAGGCGCTGCACTGTGGTATGTGGCGCCTCCaggctaggcgccacacatgtctGTAACTTTTCCTCCGTTCTGTTGCTCCTTGTTGCTCCAGTTTTGCATCACAGATAGTTGCATCACAGAATAAGCGCGGCGAGAGATTTAAGTTAATCATTACCACCAACATAGAGTTCAACACATAGAATGACCATCACGACAAGTTTGACATTACCACCAACATAGCTACCATTACTACCATTACTAAAAGAGAACGACGACTAGTTCCTTCCGCGCTTGCTGGCTCCTCCCCCTCTCTTGGAGGGTATCTTCTTCACCTTCCTAGGGAGACGAACCCGCTCCGGCTCTGGCTCCGGTTCCTCCACGTCATCCACATCGTCATCCAAATAGTCGTCCAAAGCCGCCATCCGCGAGGTGCCGACCGTCCTTTTGCCTCTTTGGGTGAAGTCCTCAGGTGTGTATTTGTTGATTTCCTTCCTAGGCTTTAACTCGTATGcagaccgaaccttgtaggtccccaaggtcatatcatcaggaacctatgcatccacaaaagATATGGAAAGACCGTGTGTGAGAATATAGTTAGCAATGCATCAACAGTTGGATATATAACCTCAGGCCATACCTCTTGGGTGAGCACACCCACATCTTGGGTGACCACACCCACATCCTCATCGTCCAATGGATTAGCATGGCCAGAAGTTGGATCTGATGGTGTCGCCGACCTAGAACGTTCTGGTGATACATACTCGGGGTCACGACAACCGAAAAGGTTTGACAGCCGCCTTAACTTTTGGCCCTGGCGCTGCAACATGAACAAGTGAATGAGATATCGAACGTAGCAACACATGTTAAGTGCTAGTTTGAAGGAGATGTGAACCTTAATGAATGCTCGAAGTGCACCTTCCCCATCGCTTTTGCCAGCCGGGGTTGTTTCCAGAATAGTGTCggtctcatcagctgctttcttgatctgggCACGCTATGAACAGAAAAGGCATTAACGTG
Above is a window of Triticum dicoccoides isolate Atlit2015 ecotype Zavitan chromosome 5B, WEW_v2.0, whole genome shotgun sequence DNA encoding:
- the LOC119307296 gene encoding axoneme-associated protein mst101(1)-like, coding for MRRSRVPVCLLQGQHGALWWVQVNIYRHCSNLPINLFTSMAASQPNKPTMKEDGEDEMAGWWEKAAKKLRDEDAAKLKKKEEELEKEMKREERASMAMRAREAALVRKCEEALKKRLKDFQERTMKLWAIAAEKEERDNQIFMERVVKEAHLIRKRKEEEEEERKKKKGKGPCSTQ